Proteins encoded together in one Marinobacter sp. Arc7-DN-1 window:
- a CDS encoding TrpB-like pyridoxal phosphate-dependent enzyme produces the protein MQTKFLLQESQMPKYWYNLQADFPEPLPAVLHPGTQQPVGPSDLEPLFPMALIEQEVTTEREIEIPEPVRDVYKLWRPAPLYRAHRLEKALGTPAKIFYKYEGVSPAGSHKPNTAIPQAFYNREAGIRTLTTETGAGQWGTSLSFAGSLFDIDVTVFQVRVSYNQKPYRRAVMETYGARCVASPSELTEFGRKVLADNPDHTGSLGIAISEAVELAVQDPNTKYALGSVLNHVLLHQSIIGLEAMQQMEMADCWPDVIVGCTGGGSNFAGIAFPFMGHALRGGEKSRIVAVEPSACPTLTRGRYAYDYGDTAQMTPLTKMHTLGSGFTPPGFHAGGLRYHGMAPMVSHAKELGLFDAVAYTQRECFEAGVLFARNEGIVPAPEANHAVKGAIDEALRCKREGKEEVILFNLCGHGHFDMAAYTSYFAGDLSDHEYDEQELAMALSGLPSVNA, from the coding sequence ATGCAAACCAAGTTTCTTCTCCAAGAGAGCCAGATGCCGAAGTACTGGTACAACCTGCAGGCGGACTTTCCGGAACCGCTGCCGGCGGTGCTGCACCCGGGGACTCAGCAGCCAGTAGGACCGTCGGACCTTGAACCGCTGTTCCCGATGGCGCTGATCGAACAGGAAGTGACCACAGAGCGGGAAATCGAGATTCCCGAGCCGGTGCGTGACGTCTACAAACTCTGGCGCCCGGCCCCGTTATACCGGGCTCATCGGCTCGAGAAAGCGCTTGGTACACCGGCGAAGATTTTCTACAAATACGAAGGCGTGAGCCCGGCGGGCAGCCACAAGCCCAATACCGCCATTCCCCAGGCCTTTTACAACCGTGAAGCGGGCATTCGTACCCTCACCACGGAAACCGGCGCGGGTCAGTGGGGCACATCCCTGTCCTTCGCGGGTTCGCTGTTTGATATTGACGTTACCGTGTTTCAGGTGCGGGTCTCCTACAACCAGAAACCCTATCGCCGGGCGGTGATGGAAACCTACGGTGCCAGGTGTGTGGCCTCGCCCTCGGAGCTGACCGAATTCGGGCGCAAGGTGCTGGCGGACAACCCGGACCACACCGGCAGTCTGGGGATTGCCATTTCAGAGGCGGTGGAACTGGCGGTGCAGGATCCGAACACCAAGTACGCCCTGGGCTCGGTACTGAACCATGTGTTATTGCACCAGAGCATCATTGGTCTGGAAGCCATGCAGCAGATGGAAATGGCGGACTGCTGGCCGGATGTCATCGTGGGCTGCACCGGTGGTGGTTCCAACTTTGCCGGCATTGCCTTCCCGTTTATGGGCCATGCGCTACGGGGTGGTGAAAAATCCCGGATCGTTGCGGTGGAGCCCTCGGCCTGTCCGACCCTCACCCGCGGCAGGTACGCCTATGATTACGGCGATACTGCCCAGATGACGCCGCTGACCAAGATGCACACGCTGGGTTCTGGGTTTACGCCGCCGGGCTTCCATGCCGGTGGCCTGCGTTATCATGGCATGGCGCCGATGGTGTCCCACGCCAAGGAACTGGGCCTGTTTGATGCGGTGGCCTACACGCAACGTGAATGCTTCGAGGCTGGCGTGCTGTTTGCCCGTAACGAGGGCATCGTGCCCGCCCCGGAAGCCAACCACGCAGTCAAGGGCGCCATCGACGAAGCCCTGCGCTGCAAGCGAGAAGGCAAGGAAGAGGTGATTCTGTTCAACCTCTGTGGCCACGGTCACTTCGATATGGCGGCCTATACCTCCTATTTCGCCGGCGACCTGAGTGACCACGAATACGACGAGCAGGAACTGGCCATGGCCCTGTCCGGGCTCCCGTCCGTCAATGCCTGA
- a CDS encoding LrgB family protein produces MNEPGLKDIWVYLSASPLLGLTITLVAYGLAYRLYLKTNSNPLANPVVTSVAMLIILLLATGTSYNDYFEGGQFVHFLLGPATVALAVPLYQQFSRLRQLWLPVTISLFCGVVIAAGSSIGLARLLGGSMEIQMSLAPKSATAPVAMGISEKIGGLPSLTAVLVVITGITGAVLGTKLFEWIRVRDDTAKGIAMGVAAHGIGTARAFQVSSQMGAFSGLAMALSAFATALLVPWLVDMLASWLPV; encoded by the coding sequence ATGAATGAGCCGGGTCTGAAAGATATCTGGGTTTACCTGTCGGCCTCTCCGCTGCTGGGGCTTACCATTACCCTGGTGGCGTATGGCCTGGCCTACCGGCTATACCTGAAAACCAACTCCAATCCGCTGGCTAATCCGGTCGTCACGTCGGTTGCGATGCTTATCATTCTGTTGCTGGCTACCGGCACTTCCTACAATGACTACTTTGAAGGTGGCCAGTTTGTTCATTTCCTGCTGGGGCCGGCCACAGTTGCCCTGGCTGTTCCCCTGTACCAACAATTTTCCAGACTGCGCCAACTCTGGTTGCCGGTAACGATCTCACTGTTCTGTGGCGTGGTGATTGCTGCCGGCAGCTCCATTGGTTTGGCCCGGCTGCTTGGCGGCTCCATGGAAATCCAGATGTCCCTGGCACCAAAATCGGCGACTGCGCCTGTGGCTATGGGCATCTCCGAGAAGATAGGCGGGCTTCCCTCGCTGACCGCCGTGCTGGTGGTGATCACCGGGATCACCGGCGCCGTGCTAGGCACCAAGCTGTTTGAGTGGATCCGGGTACGGGATGACACCGCCAAGGGCATTGCCATGGGCGTCGCGGCGCACGGCATCGGAACCGCCCGGGCCTTTCAGGTGAGCTCCCAGATGGGGGCCTTTTCCGGGCTGGCGATGGCGCTCTCGGCTTTTGCCACCGCCTTGCTGGTGCCGTGGCTGGTGGATATGCTTGCGTCCTGGCTGCCGGTCTAG
- a CDS encoding CidA/LrgA family protein, translating into MTFLNGITLLLVYQLVGEITVRLLGLPIPGPVLGMVMLFITLMIRGKAPESVDQASTALLSHLSLLFVPAGVGMMAHFGRIADEWVPITLALLLSTVITMVATALIMQVTTRWFTRPLAGKGEHDE; encoded by the coding sequence ATGACTTTTCTGAATGGTATTACCCTCCTTCTGGTGTATCAGTTAGTGGGCGAAATCACGGTTCGTCTGCTAGGCCTGCCCATTCCCGGGCCGGTGCTTGGCATGGTGATGCTATTCATAACCCTGATGATCCGGGGAAAGGCGCCAGAGTCAGTTGATCAGGCGTCTACCGCGTTGCTCAGCCACCTCTCGCTGCTGTTCGTGCCTGCTGGTGTGGGCATGATGGCGCATTTTGGCCGCATCGCCGACGAGTGGGTGCCGATCACTCTGGCTCTGCTTTTGAGTACCGTGATCACCATGGTGGCCACAGCCCTGATCATGCAGGTGACCACTCGCTGGTTTACCCGGCCCCTCGCCGGGAAAGGTGAGCATGATGAATGA
- a CDS encoding methyl-accepting chemotaxis protein has protein sequence MKVLLRPGTALLNNLRYPQKFLLISLVFLIPLFGLGYLLQAEMASQIHFVDKERQGLSDIDLVRRPLALIQQHRGLSAGFHGGNRDFLNDIRSKAAEVDQTLENLDRLASADASSKEIAGKVKMIQRDWQRLSGSVTGMTAAQSFESHTALIDKLFELTGLLAEASNLILDPEVDTFYLIDLVVNKFPSLTESMGQARGIGAGVAAAGTHQGRSWADLAVRQDRIVQQLNAFEYNLERVFSYKPELGAKLKELGDQTKRSIRNLSDLVQTQLLDPETLSVSAGDVVRVGTQAINQVFDVFDQTLPVLDGLMAARKGRFAQVRTITLAVMALALLVVLYLFLSFYRGVIDSIEEFQETTGKLGEGDLTARFNIRGKDELAGVAQSLNVMVSGFEKVVKHVIQSTEQVAQAAEELSAVTEQTAAGVSQQRAETQQVASAMSELSATVREVACNTVAAAEAANQANSEAGEGRGVLQEMVAKVNVLAEAMEDAGQVMTQLQSQSSEIGTVLEVINGIAEQTNLLALNAAIEAARAGEGGRGFAVVADEVRSLAARTQSSTEEIDATIEKLRCGAADAVKVIELSRKNTGESVELAKVTGRSLESILERVAVINDMNTQIASAADQQTTVADEMNLNVENIAGVAEQAATASGQTAESSQNLSLLSQELLQSVVHFKVA, from the coding sequence ATGAAAGTCTTATTGCGACCCGGTACGGCACTGTTGAATAACCTGCGGTACCCCCAGAAGTTTCTCCTCATCTCACTCGTTTTCCTGATCCCCCTGTTCGGTCTTGGCTACCTTCTGCAAGCGGAGATGGCCTCTCAGATCCATTTTGTTGACAAAGAGCGGCAGGGGCTGTCGGATATTGACCTGGTCCGCAGGCCTCTGGCCCTCATTCAGCAACACCGTGGGCTTTCCGCTGGCTTTCATGGTGGAAACCGTGACTTTCTTAACGATATCAGAAGCAAAGCTGCAGAAGTGGATCAGACCCTGGAAAATCTGGATCGGCTGGCAAGCGCAGATGCCAGCTCAAAGGAAATTGCCGGGAAAGTGAAGATGATTCAGCGGGACTGGCAACGACTTTCAGGATCGGTCACCGGGATGACTGCTGCGCAGAGCTTTGAATCGCATACTGCCCTGATTGATAAACTGTTTGAGCTCACGGGGTTGCTGGCGGAGGCCTCAAATCTGATCCTGGATCCGGAGGTGGATACCTTCTATCTGATTGATCTTGTAGTCAATAAGTTTCCCTCTTTGACCGAGTCGATGGGGCAGGCCCGTGGGATCGGAGCAGGTGTGGCTGCAGCTGGCACACATCAGGGCCGTTCATGGGCGGATCTTGCAGTTCGTCAGGACAGGATTGTCCAGCAACTCAATGCATTTGAATACAATCTGGAGCGTGTATTTTCCTACAAGCCGGAGTTGGGTGCCAAACTTAAGGAGTTGGGGGATCAGACTAAAAGAAGTATTCGTAACCTCTCTGATTTGGTTCAGACCCAACTGCTTGATCCGGAGACACTGTCCGTGTCCGCAGGAGATGTTGTACGCGTAGGCACTCAGGCCATCAATCAGGTGTTCGATGTCTTTGATCAGACCCTGCCTGTGCTGGATGGGTTGATGGCGGCCAGGAAGGGCCGATTTGCACAGGTCAGAACCATCACTCTGGCGGTCATGGCCCTGGCTCTGCTGGTCGTGCTTTACCTGTTCCTGTCGTTCTATCGCGGTGTGATCGACAGCATTGAAGAGTTTCAGGAAACAACAGGCAAGCTTGGTGAAGGTGATCTGACTGCACGGTTTAACATCCGTGGAAAAGATGAACTGGCGGGTGTGGCCCAATCTCTGAATGTCATGGTCTCAGGTTTTGAGAAAGTGGTTAAGCACGTGATCCAATCGACGGAGCAAGTGGCCCAGGCTGCGGAAGAGCTGTCCGCCGTCACTGAGCAAACGGCCGCAGGCGTTTCTCAGCAGCGGGCTGAAACCCAACAGGTAGCCTCTGCCATGAGTGAACTCAGCGCTACCGTTCGTGAGGTGGCCTGCAATACGGTAGCGGCGGCAGAAGCTGCCAATCAGGCCAATAGCGAAGCCGGTGAAGGCCGGGGGGTGCTTCAGGAAATGGTCGCCAAAGTTAATGTGCTTGCGGAGGCTATGGAAGATGCCGGGCAAGTGATGACTCAGCTGCAGTCACAGAGCAGTGAAATCGGTACGGTACTTGAGGTGATTAACGGAATCGCGGAACAAACCAACCTGCTTGCCCTGAACGCCGCCATTGAAGCGGCCCGGGCGGGAGAAGGTGGCCGTGGATTTGCAGTTGTTGCGGATGAGGTTCGATCGCTAGCGGCCCGAACTCAGAGTTCCACCGAAGAGATCGACGCCACGATCGAAAAGTTGAGATGCGGTGCCGCTGACGCCGTCAAGGTAATCGAGTTAAGCAGGAAAAATACCGGAGAAAGCGTCGAGCTGGCCAAAGTAACCGGTCGCTCACTGGAGTCGATACTTGAACGGGTCGCGGTGATCAACGACATGAACACGCAGATCGCCAGTGCTGCCGATCAGCAAACAACGGTTGCAGATGAAATGAATCTGAATGTCGAAAATATTGCGGGCGTGGCCGAGCAGGCTGCAACAGCATCCGGGCAAACGGCGGAGTCAAGCCAGAATCTTTCGCTCCTCTCTCAGGAACTGCTGCAGTCTGTGGTTCATTTCAAGGTTGCCTGA
- a CDS encoding WS/DGAT/MGAT family O-acyltransferase: MKRLGTLDASWLAVESEDTPMHVGNLQIFSLPEGAPETFLRDMITRMKETGDVAPPWCYKLAWSGFLGRVLAPAWKTDKDIDLDYHVRHSALPRPGGERELGILVSRLHSNPLDFARPLWECHVIEGLENNRFALYTKMHHSMIDGISGVRLMQRVLTTDPDKKDMPPPWSVRPERRRGSKTDSEASVPAAFSQAMDALKLQADMAPRLWQAGNRLVHSVRHPEDGLTAPFTGPVSKINHRVTGQRRFATQHYQLERIKALSQVSGGSLNDIVLYLCGTALRRFLLEQDELPDTPLTAGIPVNIRPAGDQGTGTQISFIIASLATDEPDPLTRLQNIKTSSRRAKEHLQKLPKSALTQYTMLLMSPYILQLMSGLGGRMRPVFNVTISNVPGPQRTLYYEGARLEAMYPVSLITHGGALNITCLSYAGSLNFGYTGCRDTLPSMQKLAVYTGEALDELESLILPPPSKPEAATKKTGTAAKPRASRKKAAPKE, from the coding sequence ATGAAACGCCTGGGAACCCTGGATGCCTCTTGGCTGGCAGTAGAATCCGAAGACACCCCGATGCACGTGGGCAATCTGCAGATCTTTTCGCTACCCGAAGGCGCCCCTGAAACCTTTCTTCGGGACATGATCACCCGCATGAAAGAAACCGGCGACGTAGCGCCTCCGTGGTGCTACAAGCTTGCCTGGTCCGGCTTTCTGGGCCGGGTACTGGCACCGGCCTGGAAAACCGATAAGGACATCGACCTGGATTACCATGTCCGCCACTCTGCCCTGCCCCGACCTGGCGGTGAACGTGAACTGGGCATTCTGGTTTCGCGGCTGCACTCCAACCCCCTCGATTTCGCCCGCCCGCTCTGGGAGTGCCATGTCATCGAAGGGCTGGAGAACAACCGCTTTGCCCTGTACACCAAGATGCATCATTCAATGATTGATGGCATCAGTGGTGTTCGCCTGATGCAACGGGTGCTGACCACAGACCCGGACAAAAAGGACATGCCTCCCCCCTGGTCGGTTCGGCCAGAGCGCCGCCGGGGCAGCAAAACCGATTCCGAAGCCAGCGTACCGGCTGCATTTTCACAGGCCATGGATGCCCTGAAGTTGCAGGCCGATATGGCACCACGGCTGTGGCAGGCGGGGAACCGGCTGGTCCATTCGGTCCGCCACCCGGAGGATGGCCTCACCGCGCCTTTCACCGGGCCGGTGTCGAAGATCAATCACCGGGTAACCGGCCAGCGCCGGTTCGCCACCCAGCATTACCAGCTGGAACGCATCAAAGCGCTCTCCCAGGTATCGGGCGGCTCCCTGAACGATATCGTGCTGTACCTCTGCGGGACCGCCCTCCGGCGCTTTCTGCTTGAGCAGGATGAGTTACCCGACACCCCCCTCACGGCCGGTATACCGGTTAATATCCGGCCAGCCGGTGACCAGGGCACAGGCACCCAGATCAGCTTTATAATCGCCTCCCTGGCGACCGACGAACCGGACCCGCTAACGCGACTGCAAAATATCAAGACATCAAGCCGGCGCGCGAAAGAACACCTGCAGAAGCTGCCCAAGAGCGCACTGACCCAGTACACCATGTTGCTGATGTCGCCCTACATTCTCCAATTGATGTCCGGGCTGGGCGGGCGAATGCGCCCGGTGTTCAACGTCACCATCTCCAATGTACCCGGCCCCCAGAGAACGCTCTACTATGAGGGCGCCAGGCTGGAGGCCATGTACCCGGTGTCATTGATTACCCACGGCGGCGCACTGAACATTACCTGCCTGAGTTATGCGGGGTCCCTGAACTTCGGCTATACCGGTTGCCGGGATACCCTGCCAAGCATGCAAAAACTGGCGGTGTATACCGGAGAGGCACTGGATGAGCTGGAAAGTCTGATTTTGCCGCCGCCGTCGAAGCCTGAAGCCGCAACAAAAAAAACGGGAACTGCAGCAAAACCCCGGGCATCGCGAAAGAAGGCCGCACCGAAAGAGTGA
- a CDS encoding TetR family transcriptional regulator yields MAEKQRRKPGETREKLMNAALTLVGKGRHFASLGIREVTRQAGVVPTSFYRHFRNMDDLGLQLVDELGLVLRRMMREARANVLQADKLIEESVAIFISHAQANRSFFMFMAQGLAGESRAVQEGIRSEMRFFASELANDLRRLRLVDHLTDQDLDMTADLVVRSVAFSLTDLLGVSPDDDYQIEQIRKRTTRFLQLIFVGAANWKSPG; encoded by the coding sequence ATGGCGGAAAAACAACGAAGAAAGCCCGGTGAAACCCGCGAGAAACTGATGAATGCGGCGTTAACACTGGTGGGGAAGGGGCGGCATTTCGCCAGTCTGGGTATCCGGGAGGTAACGCGGCAGGCCGGGGTGGTTCCAACCTCGTTCTATCGCCACTTCCGCAATATGGATGACCTGGGCTTGCAGCTGGTGGATGAGCTGGGGCTGGTATTGCGCCGGATGATGCGTGAGGCCCGGGCTAATGTGTTGCAGGCGGACAAGCTGATTGAAGAATCCGTGGCTATCTTCATCAGCCATGCCCAGGCCAACCGGAGCTTTTTTATGTTCATGGCCCAAGGGCTTGCCGGCGAGAGCCGGGCAGTGCAGGAGGGCATTCGCAGCGAAATGCGGTTCTTCGCCAGCGAGCTGGCCAACGACCTGCGCAGGTTGAGGCTGGTGGATCACCTTACCGACCAGGATCTGGATATGACCGCTGATCTGGTGGTGCGAAGCGTCGCCTTCAGCCTGACCGACCTGTTGGGTGTTTCACCGGATGATGATTACCAGATTGAGCAGATCCGGAAGCGGACTACCCGCTTCCTTCAGCTGATCTTCGTGGGCGCTGCTAACTGGAAAAGCCCGGGCTGA
- a CDS encoding ferredoxin reductase yields MLAKQTQSRTLHWLGRQLFNRDDPAAFFDPLLESINPMWIQEYTPARVEQIIQETPDTKTLVLQPSRRWSGFRAGQHVNICVDVGGIRRNRSFSLSSSPILWQEQGRATLTIKRLPGGRVTNWIHDDLQTGTVIGMGEAFGDFQIPEPARPVLFIAGGSGITPVLSQLETMAATNYRAPVTLLYFVRIEDDVIAREKLQALAARYGALTLHIITTHETDTPRYLCDADLGSIPGINARQVYLCGPKGLMDLARELLHQRGIADTDIHSTFFSVPQADPGNEPLGGQVRFSESKLGVGSEGDATLLEIAEAAGLSPRYGCRMGICHQCSCRKTAGTVINRLTGQASGHGEENVQLCISVPKGPVSIDI; encoded by the coding sequence ATGTTAGCCAAACAGACCCAGAGCCGAACGCTGCACTGGCTTGGCAGGCAGCTATTTAACCGGGATGACCCGGCTGCATTTTTCGACCCGCTGCTTGAGTCCATCAATCCGATGTGGATACAAGAGTACACACCGGCACGGGTGGAACAGATCATCCAGGAAACCCCGGACACCAAAACCCTGGTACTGCAGCCGTCCCGAAGATGGTCCGGATTCAGGGCCGGTCAGCATGTGAACATCTGTGTTGATGTGGGTGGCATTCGCCGTAATCGCAGCTTCAGTCTCTCCAGCTCCCCGATTCTCTGGCAGGAACAGGGGCGGGCAACCCTGACCATCAAGCGCCTGCCGGGCGGACGGGTGACCAACTGGATACACGATGACCTCCAGACCGGCACGGTGATCGGAATGGGCGAGGCCTTTGGTGACTTTCAGATTCCCGAACCGGCTCGACCGGTGCTGTTCATCGCGGGAGGCAGCGGGATCACGCCGGTGCTGAGCCAGCTTGAAACCATGGCCGCCACCAATTACCGGGCGCCGGTGACGCTGCTGTATTTTGTGCGCATAGAGGACGACGTAATCGCCCGGGAAAAACTTCAGGCCCTGGCAGCACGCTACGGCGCGCTGACCCTGCACATCATCACAACCCACGAGACAGACACACCCCGCTACCTGTGCGACGCGGATCTTGGCTCAATACCCGGGATCAATGCACGGCAGGTTTACCTTTGCGGCCCGAAAGGGCTGATGGACCTGGCCCGGGAGCTACTCCACCAGCGTGGCATTGCCGACACAGACATCCACAGCACGTTCTTTTCGGTGCCACAGGCCGATCCGGGTAACGAGCCACTGGGAGGGCAGGTCCGGTTTTCCGAAAGCAAACTGGGGGTTGGCTCCGAGGGCGATGCCACCCTGCTGGAAATAGCCGAGGCGGCCGGCCTGTCACCCCGCTACGGCTGCCGGATGGGCATTTGCCACCAATGCAGCTGCCGCAAAACCGCCGGCACCGTAATCAATCGTCTGACCGGTCAGGCCTCCGGTCACGGCGAAGAAAACGTCCAGCTTTGCATTTCGGTGCCCAAGGGTCCGGTTTCCATCGACATTTAA
- a CDS encoding fatty acid desaturase family protein, with the protein MKHMTEAQLSELEQDLNVIREEVIADLGERDAQHIRRMVRLHRMLEVGGRVMMPLGFIPPVFVAATATLGAAKILENMEIGHNVMHGQYDWMNDPSLHSQTYEWDTVCTGDSWRRTHNYEHHTYTNIIGKDRDYGYAVLRLSNDEPWKPWHALQFINYVLLSVFFQWGVGLHELETEKLRRREISWREKLPFLKEFARKGGRQAFKDYVFFPLVTFPVAPIVLAGNVGANLIRNLWSSTVIFCGHFTRDAETFSEEECEGESKGHWYLRQLTGSSNFTGGRWLHILSGHLSYQVEHHVFPNLPAHRYPEISGKVQAVCQKHGIHYNTGSFARQYGTVLKRILRHSLPERLGGGAATTA; encoded by the coding sequence ATGAAACACATGACCGAAGCACAGCTCTCGGAACTCGAACAGGATCTCAACGTCATCCGGGAGGAGGTGATTGCCGATCTCGGCGAGCGGGACGCCCAACACATCCGTCGTATGGTGCGCCTCCACCGGATGCTGGAAGTCGGAGGCCGGGTGATGATGCCCCTCGGCTTCATCCCACCGGTCTTCGTTGCAGCAACCGCAACTCTTGGGGCTGCCAAGATTCTGGAAAATATGGAGATTGGCCACAATGTGATGCATGGCCAGTACGACTGGATGAACGACCCGAGCCTGCACTCCCAGACTTACGAATGGGACACCGTCTGTACCGGTGATTCCTGGCGCCGCACCCACAACTATGAGCACCACACCTACACCAACATCATCGGCAAGGACCGGGACTACGGGTACGCGGTTCTGCGCCTGAGCAATGATGAGCCCTGGAAGCCCTGGCATGCCCTGCAGTTCATCAACTACGTTCTGCTCAGCGTGTTTTTCCAGTGGGGTGTGGGCCTGCACGAACTCGAAACCGAGAAGCTTCGGCGCAGGGAGATCAGCTGGCGCGAGAAGCTGCCGTTCCTGAAAGAATTCGCCCGCAAAGGTGGCCGGCAGGCGTTCAAGGACTATGTGTTCTTTCCGTTGGTCACCTTCCCGGTGGCCCCCATTGTTCTGGCCGGAAACGTTGGCGCCAACCTGATACGCAATCTCTGGTCATCAACGGTCATTTTCTGCGGCCACTTTACCCGGGACGCCGAGACCTTCAGCGAGGAGGAATGCGAAGGCGAGAGCAAGGGTCACTGGTACCTTCGCCAGCTAACCGGCTCCTCAAACTTTACCGGGGGCCGCTGGCTGCATATTTTGAGCGGGCATCTGAGTTACCAGGTGGAACACCATGTGTTTCCCAACCTGCCGGCACACCGTTACCCGGAGATTTCCGGGAAAGTACAGGCGGTCTGCCAGAAGCATGGCATTCACTACAACACCGGGAGTTTCGCCCGGCAGTACGGTACCGTATTGAAGCGGATCCTCCGGCACTCCCTGCCCGAACGTCTTGGAGGAGGGGCCGCCACTACGGCATAA
- a CDS encoding diguanylate cyclase, translating to MIHIALLVLLALCSAGASATGTPDSFPVVLDEDSGRLDISRHLTYYEDPSSSLNISQIVRRWPQIASVGIPDEAYNFGFTDSTYWFHTRVINSSSPNDRWVIEGLYPIIDEMEVFFVRADGSVGRQIAGDAIPFRQRPKDHHNINFFLKLPTGQSVDLFFRVRTSGAVQMRTLLWNSDDFSSADHQERFLLGLYYGLLVSMAIFNFLIFVSFRDTNYLWYVSYILSYGLLQFTLNGLAFEHLWPESPWWNNRAVAFLIATGMFCVLGFSRSFLALRENAPRLEKVFLSLMVFFVLAGAGALFWPDYGPVIRVNTFMAAVSVGFVILAGGLCLYRRFRPARYFMVAWTALLSGMLLYTLKTFALVPANFLTEFGIQIGSAFEVILLSIALADRLRHMSLKTQQIQQEMNEKLESRVAERTSELESANRQLEALSSTDGLTGVFNRRYFDARLAEEAARCRRQGPMALIMVDVDHFKSFNDSLGHQAGDACLQRLADTLTMVVRRGTDIVARYGGEEFAIILPYTDATGARALAEKVRATVERNLQFEWEGRPVAVTVSLGVAMAPGGTSVDPCELIAAADEALYASKQAGRNRVTVHSPGNLHSGTCEPVMP from the coding sequence TTGATTCATATTGCCTTGCTGGTGTTGCTGGCGCTGTGTTCGGCAGGCGCGTCCGCAACCGGAACACCGGACAGTTTTCCCGTTGTGCTGGATGAGGACAGCGGAAGGCTCGATATATCCCGCCATTTAACCTACTATGAAGATCCTTCTTCCAGCCTGAATATCTCCCAGATCGTCCGGCGCTGGCCGCAAATTGCATCCGTTGGCATTCCGGATGAAGCTTATAACTTCGGCTTTACCGATTCGACCTACTGGTTCCACACCCGGGTTATCAACAGTTCCAGCCCAAATGATCGCTGGGTGATTGAAGGCCTGTATCCGATCATTGATGAAATGGAAGTTTTCTTTGTCAGGGCGGACGGGAGCGTTGGTCGTCAGATAGCGGGAGACGCGATCCCCTTTCGGCAGCGCCCCAAGGACCACCACAATATCAATTTTTTCCTGAAGCTGCCGACGGGGCAGAGTGTTGACCTGTTTTTCCGTGTCAGGACCTCCGGGGCTGTGCAGATGCGTACCCTGCTGTGGAACTCGGATGACTTCAGTTCGGCGGATCACCAGGAGCGGTTCCTGCTGGGACTCTATTACGGGCTTCTCGTTTCCATGGCGATCTTCAATTTTCTGATCTTCGTGTCGTTCAGGGATACCAACTACCTGTGGTACGTGTCCTATATCCTGTCCTATGGCTTGCTCCAGTTCACCCTGAATGGGCTCGCCTTTGAGCATCTCTGGCCGGAATCGCCCTGGTGGAACAATCGTGCGGTGGCGTTCCTGATTGCTACCGGCATGTTCTGTGTTCTCGGATTCTCCCGTTCGTTCCTGGCTCTCAGGGAGAACGCACCCCGGCTTGAAAAAGTGTTCCTTTCGCTGATGGTGTTCTTTGTTCTCGCCGGGGCGGGGGCACTGTTCTGGCCGGACTATGGCCCGGTAATCCGGGTAAACACCTTTATGGCAGCCGTGTCGGTTGGATTCGTTATCCTGGCAGGTGGGCTTTGCCTGTATCGCAGGTTCCGGCCGGCCCGCTATTTCATGGTGGCCTGGACCGCCTTGTTGTCCGGGATGCTTCTGTACACTCTGAAGACGTTTGCCCTGGTGCCAGCCAACTTTCTCACCGAGTTCGGCATCCAGATCGGCTCGGCTTTCGAAGTCATTCTGCTGTCCATTGCCCTGGCTGACCGCCTGAGGCATATGTCGCTCAAGACCCAGCAAATCCAGCAGGAAATGAACGAAAAGCTGGAATCCCGGGTTGCCGAGCGAACCTCGGAGCTGGAGTCCGCCAACAGGCAACTGGAAGCCCTGAGCTCAACGGATGGATTAACAGGCGTATTCAATCGTCGCTATTTTGATGCCCGCTTGGCGGAAGAAGCTGCCCGTTGCCGGCGTCAGGGTCCTATGGCCCTGATCATGGTCGATGTGGATCATTTCAAATCCTTTAACGATAGTCTGGGGCATCAGGCCGGGGATGCGTGCCTGCAGCGGCTCGCTGACACCTTGACGATGGTTGTCCGGCGTGGGACGGATATAGTCGCGCGCTATGGCGGAGAAGAGTTTGCCATTATCCTGCCTTACACTGATGCCACCGGAGCCAGGGCGCTCGCGGAGAAGGTTCGCGCAACGGTTGAGCGTAATCTTCAATTTGAATGGGAAGGGCGCCCGGTTGCGGTGACTGTCAGTCTTGGCGTGGCGATGGCGCCCGGTGGCACTTCCGTGGACCCGTGCGAGCTGATTGCGGCGGCGGACGAGGCTCTCTATGCCTCCAAGCAGGCTGGCCGGAACCGGGTGACGGTCCATTCGCCCGGCAACCTGCATTCCGGAACCTGCGAGCCCGTTATGCCGTAG